Within Trachemys scripta elegans isolate TJP31775 chromosome 12, CAS_Tse_1.0, whole genome shotgun sequence, the genomic segment TGGCACAGTGATCCCGATCAAGAACCTGAATTTCTGCGATGACAGGAGTCTCCCCTTCCCGGTTCCAGTGCTCCGCCGCTTTGGGGAGCTGGCGTTCATTCATCGCCTGTACCAGGGCCTGGTATTCGGTCTCCACCCTAGAGACCCAGGCCAGGCAATCAGAGCTACCCACTTTCCAGACCTGGTAACTGTCCTGGTTGCCCGTGGTGTAGCCATGGCGAGGAGCCagcctgccactgctgctgtcaGAGGCTGAGAGCACCAGGTCATTCACCCTCTCCACACTCAGCTCCCTGGGCAGACTGGGGGCCGCCTGCGGGGAGATGAGCTTGAAACAATGATGAACTGCTGCAGGACTAGAGAGATCGGGATGGGGAATGGGACCCAGGCATCCGGGAGAAGAGGGGTCACTTACCAGCCAAGGTGACGGAGCTGAGACAGGTCTGGCCTGAGGAGCCATCGCCCTGGTGGGGCCAAGACAGCAGCTCTATGGGGTGGGGTCTGGAGCCAGAGAGCTGGAGAGGGCACAGCCGCCCATCCCTGTGCTGAGCTCTCTGCTGCTCCGACAGATGATAGAAACCCAGCTCCACAAGCTGAGCAAAATTCAATAGAG encodes:
- the LOC117885703 gene encoding uncharacterized protein LOC117885703 isoform X2 — translated: MAPQARPVSAPSPWLAAPSLPRELSVERVNDLVLSASDSSSGRLAPRHGYTTGNQDSYQVWKVGSSDCLAWVSRVETEYQALVQAMNERQLPKAAEHWNREGETPVIAEIQVLDRDHCAIHHSEDRFPGHRPGWCPSDCCWLHPRCAGSQALGWYLRRRPEYDTLDAHSG
- the LOC117885703 gene encoding uncharacterized protein LOC117885703 isoform X1, with the translated sequence MAPQARPVSAPSPWLVSDPSSPGCLGPIPHPDLSSPAAVHHCFKLISPQAAPSLPRELSVERVNDLVLSASDSSSGRLAPRHGYTTGNQDSYQVWKVGSSDCLAWVSRVETEYQALVQAMNERQLPKAAEHWNREGETPVIAEIQVLDRDHCAIHHSEDRFPGHRPGWCPSDCCWLHPRCAGSQALGWYLRRRPEYDTLDAHSG